From the genome of Takifugu rubripes chromosome 10, fTakRub1.2, whole genome shotgun sequence:
TGACAAGATCTTTTGCTGCAGAGATGCCAGATCTTCAGTTTCAGCTTATTGATATGAATAGCACTTCAAGCAAGGGCATTGCAGCTCTAAATGAGGTCCTTAGATCATATCCTTGCAGCAAGTACCCAGAGTTGGTGGTTAAAGATGGATTAGTGATGAAACCTGCCATTGTCCGTACTCCGGCAGACATTGCTGGCTTTTCAGAAGCTAATTTTAACTCCACAAACCCTGAGCCATGCATTTTTCAGACAGCTGATGCACATGAGATGACTCAGATAAGTGCTATCTATGGTGAAGAGGAGGCCCAACCAGTCAGTGATACATTCATTGAAATCCAGCCCTCTAAGATATGTGTTCATTCATCAGATTACTTCCCTGTTAGCTCATCCCACCTCAAATTTGGCCAAACCTTGTACTGGAACAAATACTCCTCTCAGAAGTATAAAATTGTGGCTCTTGACTTCTGTGGTACTGTTACAGCGATTGGGAAAGATGTGAGGAAATTAAAAGTGGGGGACCGCGTGGCTTCCTGTTATCCTGTGATAGCAGCCAGCCGTGTCAGAGTTCCAGAAGATGTGTGCTACAACACAAAGCGTTTCCCATTTCTCCAAAAAACACCCTGTGTTTCCTACTTTGTGATAGCATGGGAGATACTATGTCGAGCCTTACCAAGAACCAAAAATACTCTGGGGATCGTATCATCTGTTCCCGATTGTGCTCTGGTGAAAGTCCTGCAGCTTACCTTCGACAAATCTGGCTGGAGTGTGACTGTTGGTGGAAAGAACAAGGACACATTGGCAACTTTTAATCAAGTAAACACAGTTGTCATCCTGCCTCCATTTGATGAAACTCTGATTGCTAAAATTTGCAAAATTCCAGGTGTCCAGAAGATTCTCTTGATCTGTGAAACTCAGAGCTTCTTTGCACAGGATATGTATGAAATTGTCAaggaaagtgtttgtgttcatacGATCCAAGTGCCAGAAATTCTCCAAAAGGGATCCTTGAGTGTAGAAAGGCCACACATTAATCAGTGGTTGAAGTCTTTGAACCTAAGCAGGAAATTGTCCCTTGAAAGTGTTATCTTTCAGGGTGTAAAATCTGACAGCCTCAAGTGGAAACCACTATCATACTTCAATTCAAAGAAGCTGATGCTCCTGACTCTTGACAAAGATGGTGGCCATGAGCTTTCTGATATACCAATCATGCCAActaaaaaacaacttttcaaAAAGAGAGCAGTGTACATAGTGGCGGGTGGGCTTTCTGGTCTGGGCTTTGAAACCGTCAAATTCATCTCACAGAGAGGAGGCGAGTACGTTGTGATACTCTCCAGGAGCAAGCCCTCACCAGATGTTGAACAAGAGATTGATAATGTGGAAAAGCAGTGTAGAAACTGTATCACTGCCATGGAATGCGACGTGTCTGTGTCAGAGTCGGTCAACAAAGTCGTCAGTGCCATCGGACAGAAATTCCCCGGTTGTCCAATCAGGGGAGTGTTTCACAGTGCCGTTGTTTTGCATGATGGGTTAATCGAGACCCTTGACCTCTCTCTTTATGAGAAAGTCTTTCGACCCAAAGTAAATGGTGTTCTAAATTTGCACCATGCAACCAAAAAATGTAATTTGGACTATTTTGTCTGTTATTCCTCCATCTCAGCATTCCTTGGAAATGCATCTCAAACAAACTATGCAGCAGCCAACACATTCCTTGATATGTTCTGTCACTATCGGCGTAAACATGGTCTGCCTGGACAGTCCATCAACTGGGGAGCTCTGAATCTTGGTCTTCTTTTAAACAAGGAGCATTTCCAGCGCTTTCTAGAGGCAAAGGGGATGATGGTGCTGGACGTTCCAGAGATTCATAAAAGTCTGGAGCAATGCCTTGTCCTAAATCGACCCCAGCAGGCTGTTTGCAGGTTTCACTTTAGAAATATCAGGTACAACATTCTCTCTCAGAATGTGGCCTTGACTAATCGACTGTCTGAGCTGGTGAATGAGGCTTTCCAAAAGTCCAAGGATTCAGAACAAGCAAAAGAAACACAAGCTGTTTCTCCAAGAGAATATGTCATATCTCTTTTGACTGAGACCATTGGGATGGATAGAAGTGAAGTGAGAGATGAGTCGCCTCTTTCATCACTTGGCATTGACTCCATGCAGGCCATGACCATTCAAAACCTCATCTTTCAGGAGAAAGGTGTGAATCTGCCTTTGGTCAAACTGTTGGATCCAAATGCAACTATTTCCACAGTCATTGGTCTGCTGAGTGAAGAAGATCAAAGTGGCTATTCTAGCCACATCGAGGTGACAGTTCCAGACGGGGACGCAAATGATATTTCTACTAGACTGTAAAACAACAATATCTGAGAAATGCAGATAAAGTAATCTAAAATAATTTATCAGTTCACAACCCCATGTTATTATGACTAAGTTCACAGCAGGGCCATCTCTTATCAATGGCACAATATTGTAGATTGTCTGGTTTATTATATAATTATTTACAGCTGATTCCATTTACCTCCTGAAAATATCTCAAATAAAGTGCAGATTCTTATTAATAACTGTTTTAATTGTATTCCATGTTTAGTATTTTACTGTAATTACATTTACTGTTATCAACttgatatatttttattatttctagGACATGACCAGTTGTTATTGATCCTCAGTGACTGATATAATTTTATGGTGTTGATGATAAAGCAAATTTGGTAATCCAGTATTCGGGCATGTTCCATGAATGTACAGCATGGTTAATGATGTTAATGTTTAATATATgttcaatatacagtatatatatcaTTACAcagcatttaaattatttaccTGTGTAGATACCTGGTGTTGCAGTAAATGTAAAACATGCCAACAAAAGGGACACAAATGAACCTTCATATTGTAAATTAGagcttttattacatttctgtTTACAAGGTTGACACAATAAAACAGTCTACAAACACACATGATAAGGTTGATTAATTTACAAATTTGTAAACTGTTTTATATCTATGCAACCATAAGAGGTCACCCATTTTATAGCCCATTTAATTTGCCCACAATGATGAttaaacataataataatttcatATAGTGCACCCGTATGTAGTTCTCTTTATACTCTAGATTTCTTACAATGGTGACAGTGTTGTAAAGCATACACAAACAAATCACTCCCAACCTTTAAATTATAAACAGTGGGTGACGAATCCTTACAATAAAGTGTCAATTTATTACGAACCCTAGTGTTAGGAGTCccgagtgttttccctctccccctcctcatctgtgtcttgtctgtgGTTCCCTGTCTGTCTATTGTCCGAGCagcttccagactctcccccaTCGGGCGATCAACGCACACCTGAAACcgatctccagccaatcacccaCACCTGCAATTCACTTTAAAAGCCTGATCAACTCCCCAATCGTCACCGATTTGTTGTTAACCCcctgtggtacagcctggctcctaaaacTCTGAATGCAAGTTTGTTTCATTGTTCCTGTTTCCAGTTCAGAACTGATTGTTAGTCTCTCCCACATATTGCCTTTCAGATGCATGTTCACActgcccagcctgctccagtttgACCATGCTTGTCTGCTTCCAACACCACTTGGTTTTGCCCTGAACCAAATTTTCAGTAAATCTTAATTCCAACCTCACCCAgtcatgtgtgtctgcatttgggggcCTAACACCTAGTTTCTATGTATGCTTTTCCTAAGCATCCAAATATAGCTTACACAGTAAAAATAGCATTAATGTACACTGCAGAGCATAACAGTTGCCTCCTGCTAAACAACACTAactataatattattattaaagtgGGTGAGAATATTAGTTATATAGAtatatgattatttttatttgttatcAAACTTTCCAAAGTGGCCAGTGTGACATTTGGATCTAGTATTTTAACCAGAGGAACATTGACACCAGTCTCTTGGAAAATCTTATTCTGCAGTGTCATGGCTAGCATTGAGTCAATCCCCAGAGCTTGGAGACTTGTGTCCTCGTTGAGATCGTCTTCGCTAACATTGATGGTGTCACTAACAATTGACCTCATGTTTCCATGGGGATGTGGGGATGATGTATACTCAATATCTGGTGCTATGTTCGCATCACCCTTAAGCCCAATTATCACCAGAGCTGCCAGCCGATCTCTGAGAGATGCATTTTGGGAAAGTACATGGATGTTCAGATTTTTGAAGTTGAACTTGCATATAACCTGTTGCGGTCTGTTCAGTGTTAGACTCTTCTCGAGGGCCTCGTGAATGTCACAcacatccatcaccatcatccctTTTGCCTCAAGGAATTTTTGGAAATGGTCCTTGTTCAACAAGAGACCAACATTCAGGGGACCCCAGTTGATGGATTGTCCAGTAAGTCCAAGGTTTCTGCGGTAGTGGCAGAACATGTCAAGGAAGGAATTGGCTGCTGCATAGTTAGACTGGGAGGGATTTCCAATGAAGGAAGAGATGGATGAATAACTCACAAAGAAATCCAGCCCCTTGTGAAGTGTTGCACGGTGGAGGTTTATAGCCCCCTTAACTTTGGGCTGCAGCACCTTTCTGAAAAGAGATTGATCCAGATTTTCGATGAATGCATCATGCAGTACTGCTGCACTGTGGAACACTCCTCTGATTGGACTTGAAGGGAAAGCTTCCTCTATCTTTGAGATCGCATCTGTTACCTGCATCGGCACAGAGACATCACACTGGACGTTGATGATTCTCATCCCATATCGTCTCTGGAGGAATTCCATTTCGAACTGCCTTTCATTACTTACTGAACTTCGAGACAGTGTTGCAATGCAACTGCCACCATTATGAGCAATAAACTTGACAGTCTCAAGTCCCAAACCAGAGAGCCCTCCAGTTACAATGTAAATACAGTTTTGTTTGAAGAGTTGTCCTGGCTTTGAGCACAGAGGAATATCTGATGTCCGACAATTGGAAACTCTCTGCTTTAGAACAATTTGTTGCACTGTTGTCATACTGAAATAGGAATCACTGATTGTTTTGGTCTGTAGCTTGTCTGTGCTTGATAGCTGAATGATGCCTTTTTTTAATGGCACTCTGTCCAACCCTAAAGACAACAGCCAGTTAGCGATACTCTTGTTCTGTGCTTGCAGATTGGCTCTTTGGAGAACTATAGCTAAATCAAGATAATGCACATGTACCTGCTCATCCTTCAATGCAAAATTGTGGTCTGGGATTGTTGGTGTGTTGCGGTTGCTGCATACAAATACAAAATGTCTCTCATGTCCACGGCTGTCATTCATGTCCAGCCACGAGTTATCaaatggagacagaaaaacaataGCATGACTCTGTTGAAACTGAATGGGCTGACTGCTGAAGTGCGCCAAGACGGAAACATTCCACCCGGATCTGTTTGCTGTCAGGGCCAAAACCTTCACCAGAGAAGATGCTGGATTGGATGAAACGATGATCAACTTCCTGTGCTGTTGTTTTACCACAGACAGCACTCGCTGCAAGACTTCCCACGCCAGTATAAAGAAAGACACACAAGGAGTCTCTTTCAGGAACAGGAATCTCTTTGTGTTGTAGCATGCGGATTCAGGAACAACAATAttggcagcagtggcagcaacTGGATAACATGAGGCAATGTGATCTCCCAAACTTAGAGTGGAGACATGTTTCCCAACAGCTGAGACAACACCACTGAAATCTAAGGAGAGAAGCTGATGATTGTCTGAAGCATAATCATTCCAATACAGTGTCCTGCCATACTTTAAATGCGATTTGGTGATAGGAAAGTAATCACAAGTGTGCACGCATATGTTTGTCAACCGGATCTCAACTGACTTCTCAGGAACATTCACAATTGGGTCACATTTGATGGCAGACAAGTGAACCATTCTGTAGGGATCAGCGGTTTGTAGGAAAAAGTTGCTCAAATTCACCAGATCACCATCACAGAAAACCCTACCAGCCATTGATGTCCGTTCTATTCTTGCTGTCAACACTTTCCCTTTGTTGATGACGACTTCCTGCAGGTTGCAGGTGTGGATTACATGAACCAGAGCCATAATGTCTTCACCAGTTACTGAAGCCAGGTCAATCAGTTGAAAAGAGAGGTCTACCATCTCTGCTGCACAGGCCCTTGTCAAACCAGACAGCACAAAACCAGGACTGATGCGGTCCACAGTTGTTTCTGATGATCTGTGAGTTATGACACGAACAGTGAAGGAACGCTTACTGTCTTTCAAGGCTAAAACAATCCTGCAAAAGAGCTCGCAGTAGATCACCAAGGAGTCTAGCATTTTCTCAGAAGATAAGTTACTCAGGTCTTCAACACCCCAAAGGAAGAGGACATTCTCCATTTCCACATTGGTGGAACATAAATGTAAGACTGCTTTGTGAAGTTCATCTGCCATCCAGTGTTCTTTGTTCTCCACCAATACCGACTCTGCGTGTAAGTACGGCCTGAGTCCTTCAGCAATGCCAAGTTTGTCTTCAAAGACCACAGCTTTTATATGACAGTTCTGGAAGGGTCTCTCAGAAGGAATTGCAATTAATTCATTGTGATAGAAGCACGACTCAACTTCTGTTCTACTACCCAAAAAAGAGATTCCAACCCCTTTCAGTTCCACCAGTACATGACCCTCTAGGGTGGAAAAGCTGCCACAAACTTCTAGCATGTTGGGGGTGTCTTTAGTGGCACGTAAGTACATGACCATCTTCTCTTGTAGTGGACCTGATATCCTTACACTTCCAATAGCAGTGGGGAATCCTGGTCTGGCTCTTTGCTTTCTCATGGCCACAGCAGCTGTCATTTGCAAAAAATAGTCCAACAGGACAGGGtgaatgaaatattcatgaagcTGTTTCAGAATTTCATCAGGAACTTGAATCACTGTCACAGCTTCTCTGAATTCATCTCCAAAATAAACATTGTCGAGCTGCTTGAAGACAGGACCATATTCGAAGCCTGCCTGACAAAGAAACGAATATATGTCATTTTTCTTCAGGATCACAGTGCACCTTTGGAAAACAATGCCAGGACAGATATTTGGTTCTTCAAACAGCGATCCATCAGTGCATCTGTAGGTCCCAGAGGCATGTGTTGCAACAGaagactttattttaaatgatgctTCATTCTCTGAAAGATCCAGCTTCACCCTCATCTGATGACTGTTGGATCTCAGTGTAAAAGGTCTCTCGAAATTTATGCTAACTTGGAGGAGAGAAACAGGTTTCTTTGACTTCAGGTTTGCCATCGCTG
Proteins encoded in this window:
- the pks1 gene encoding uncharacterized protein pks1 codes for the protein MKMEDINDDIAVVGIGCNFPGGEGLDSFWKVLSEGKNCVVEIPTERFDTTSWYDPDGSKPGKTQTTRAALIKGFNEFDHRFFGIIETEADLMDPQQKLLLNCTYRTLEDAGISMESISGSRTGVYIGLMNKDYEIVQNKSSTTISHYSSTGTATSMAANRISFVFNLTGPSFAIDSACSSSLVALHLACQAIKQGDCEMALCGGVSCIIEPGVFVALSKAKMISPGGTSRPFSREADGYGRGEGCGVVLLKPLKDAIKDYNKVWGIISKTAVNQDGHSVTPVTKPSMTQQQELLQSIYSESDIARVQYIEAHGTGTTAGDPVEAGSISNVIAKAKSPESARLRIGSVKGNIGHAESAAGVAGLIKVLLMMKHQTIVPSLFYSEDNASIDAKTLGLRIPVKAERWRLEGSSERVAGINSFGFGGTNAHVIVKELRQTDAPTQVPTGCPKLFLVSAASEKSLYLSLTHAQQNLCGDETVDLQTLSYTSACRRSHSKHKYRKSFAVSSLSDLNHQLTSSLKTKNESTKSDIQLGFVFCGNGVAYKGMCKQLLREVPVFWDKIKKVESVLQRHKGISISQWLNGEDEDDDISTPSVVQPLLFAIQVGIVAVLKHWGVTPDIVLGHSVGEVAAAHCSGLLSLEDAVKVLHLRSTFQNKVTGGKMLLVSNVSVEEVLENLPDFYGKVCVAAFNSPQSCTLSGDADAVDSLHEKLRVVFSDRNLFVHELDVPAAYHSHMMDPILDDIEKSIDLLTAEKKQCKLFSTVTGRSYSAGDFSTGRYWARNIREPVLFEQTLRAVAKDVKVQRDVVFVEIGPRRALQRNIQETLGNCTVVLPTVQPGSSLDTVMSTLGKLFELGINVDWHQVYRGFETMPTTLPIYQFDCTKKEAKCNVMRKVDQSRSFASHCVLSQIHCGDQEYKFTLSLDTASYLWEHKNNGVPIVPGALYVELAYASAMANLKSKKPVSLLQVSINFERPFTLRSNSHQMRVKLDLSENEASFKIKSSVATHASGTYRCTDGSLFEEPNICPGIVFQRCTVILKKNDIYSFLCQAGFEYGPVFKQLDNVYFGDEFREAVTVIQVPDEILKQLHEYFIHPVLLDYFLQMTAAVAMRKQRARPGFPTAIGSVRISGPLQEKMVMYLRATKDTPNMLEVCGSFSTLEGHVLVELKGVGISFLGSRTEVESCFYHNELIAIPSERPFQNCHIKAVVFEDKLGIAEGLRPYLHAESVLVENKEHWMADELHKAVLHLCSTNVEMENVLFLWGVEDLSNLSSEKMLDSLVIYCELFCRIVLALKDSKRSFTVRVITHRSSETTVDRISPGFVLSGLTRACAAEMVDLSFQLIDLASVTGEDIMALVHVIHTCNLQEVVINKGKVLTARIERTSMAGRVFCDGDLVNLSNFFLQTADPYRMVHLSAIKCDPIVNVPEKSVEIRLTNICVHTCDYFPITKSHLKYGRTLYWNDYASDNHQLLSLDFSGVVSAVGKHVSTLSLGDHIASCYPVAATAANIVVPESACYNTKRFLFLKETPCVSFFILAWEVLQRVLSVVKQQHRKLIIVSSNPASSLVKVLALTANRSGWNVSVLAHFSSQPIQFQQSHAIVFLSPFDNSWLDMNDSRGHERHFVFVCSNRNTPTIPDHNFALKDEQVHVHYLDLAIVLQRANLQAQNKSIANWLLSLGLDRVPLKKGIIQLSSTDKLQTKTISDSYFSMTTVQQIVLKQRVSNCRTSDIPLCSKPGQLFKQNCIYIVTGGLSGLGLETVKFIAHNGGSCIATLSRSSVSNERQFEMEFLQRRYGMRIINVQCDVSVPMQVTDAISKIEEAFPSSPIRGVFHSAAVLHDAFIENLDQSLFRKVLQPKVKGAINLHRATLHKGLDFFVSYSSISSFIGNPSQSNYAAANSFLDMFCHYRRNLGLTGQSINWGPLNVGLLLNKDHFQKFLEAKGMMVMDVCDIHEALEKSLTLNRPQQVICKFNFKNLNIHVLSQNASLRDRLAALVIIGLKGDANIAPDIEYTSSPHPHGNMRSIVSDTINVSEDDLNEDTSLQALGIDSMLAMTLQNKIFQETGVNVPLVKILDPNVTLATLESLITNKNNHISI